A stretch of the Arachis stenosperma cultivar V10309 chromosome 6, arast.V10309.gnm1.PFL2, whole genome shotgun sequence genome encodes the following:
- the LOC130933146 gene encoding UDP-glucuronate:xylan alpha-glucuronosyltransferase 2-like isoform X2, which translates to MPSQGKAEKSIKMKAVMEEPQVKAPKMPKKNAMKIEKPSFFDQIMGKGVKNIGMVNFDEEEDDVSEWNMQGEKTIIPIHFEKVSSQFNWTDLFPEWIDEEEESDVPSCPDIPMPDFNVHQNMDIIVAKLPCNNNKEGWGRNVYRLQVHLIVANLAVKNKGKRDYGKLKTKVVFLSKCRPMLEIFRCNDLVKNDGDWWYYEPDLKRLEQKVSLPVGSCKLALPLWEQGIDKVYDTSKIQKMVTKNAKTKREAYATVLHSSDDYVCGAIMLAQSLLRTGTERDLILLLDNSISAAKRRALSASGWKIRIITRIRNPKAEKHSYNEYNYSKFRLWQLTDYDKVIFIDADIVVLRNLDVLFHFPQMSATGNDQSIFNSGIMVIEPSNCTFNVLMESRYDIVSYNGGDQGFLNEIFVWWHRLPRRVNYLKNFWANTTLEASKKNHLFGAEPPKLYSIHYLGLKPWYCYRDYDCNWDVEDQRVYASDVAHHKWWKLHDQMDKKLQRMCRLTKRRRTNLNWERRKASKLGLPDQHWKINITDPRRSGSLLMN; encoded by the exons ATGCCATCACAAGGTAAG gcAGAAAAAAGCATAAAAATGAAAGCGGTGATGGAAGAGCCTCAAGTGAAAGCACCAAAGATGCCAAAGAAGAATGCAATGAAGATAGAGAAGCCAAGTTTCTTTGATCAAATTATGGGTAAAGGAGTGAAGAACATTGGTATGGTGAActttgatgaagaagaagatgatgttAGTGAATGGAACATGCAAGGTGAAAAAACAATCATCCCAATTCACTTTGAGAAGGTATCCTCCCAATTCAATTGGACAGATTTGTTCCCCGAATGGATcgacgaagaagaagaaagcgATGTTCCATCTTGTCCAGATATTCCCATGCCGGATTTCAATGTACATCAAAACATGGACATAATTGTGGCGAAGTTGCCATGCAACAATAATAAAGAAGGGTGGGGTAGGAATGTTTATAGGCTACAAGTTCATCTAATTGTGGCAAATTTGGCTGTGAAGAATAAGGGTAAGAGGGATTATGGGAAATTGAAGACTAAGGTTGTTTTTTTAAGCAAGTGTAGGCCAATGTTGGAGATTTTTAGGTGCAATGATTTGGTTAAGAATGATGGTGATTGGTGGTACTATGAGCCTGATTTGAAGAGATTGGAGCAAAAGGTTTCATTGCCTGTTGGATCATGCAAGTTGGCTTTGCCTCTTTGGGAACAAG GGATTGACAAAGTGTATGACACGTCCAAGATTCAAAAAATGGTTACAAAGAATGCAAAAACAAAACGTGAGGCGTACGCTACAGTGCTTCACTCCTCCGACGACTATGTGTGTGGCGCAATAATGCTGGCACAAAGCCTCCTCCGAACGGGAACCGAGCGTGACCTAATCCTCCTTCTTGACAACTCCATCTCTGCTGCAAAGCGTCGCGCGCTCTCCGCCTCTGGGTGGAAGATCCGAATCATAACTCGGATCAGAAACCCAAAGGCGGAGAAACACTCCTACAACGAGTACAACTACAGTAAATTTCGGTTGTGGCAGTTAACAGACTATGACAaggttatttttattgatgcTGACATTGTTGTTTTGAGGAACCTTGATGTTCTGTTTCATTTTCCGCAAATGTCGGCCACTGGGAATGATCAGAGTATATTTAATTCTGGGATTATGGTGATTGAGCCTTCAAATTGCACATTTAATGTGCTGATGGAGAGTAGATATGATATTGTTTCATATAATGGTGGTGACCAAGGCTTCCTTAACGAGATTTTTGTCTGGTGGCACAG GTTACCAAGGAGGGTGAACTACTTGAAGAATTTTTGGGCCAACACAACATTAGAAGCAAGCAAGAAGAACCATCTATTTGGAGCAGAGCCACCAAAGCTATACTCAATACACTACCTTGGATTAAAGCCATGGTATTGTTATAGGGACTATGATTGCAATTGGGACGTTGAGGACCAAAGGGTGTATGCTAGTGACGTGGCACATCATAAGTGGTGGAAGCTGCATGACCAAATGGACAAAAAACTTCAACGCATGTGTAGGCTCACAAAACGACGTCGTACAAACCTCAATTGGGAGAGAAGAAAAGCTTCCAAATTAGGTTTGCCTGATCAACATTGGAAGATTAATATTACGGATCCCAGAAGATCTGGTTCACTTTTGATGAATTAA
- the LOC130933146 gene encoding UDP-glucuronate:xylan alpha-glucuronosyltransferase 2-like isoform X3 produces MKAVMEEPQVKAPKMPKKNAMKIEKPSFFDQIMGKGVKNIGMVNFDEEEDDVSEWNMQGEKTIIPIHFEKVSSQFNWTDLFPEWIDEEEESDVPSCPDIPMPDFNVHQNMDIIVAKLPCNNNKEGWGRNVYRLQVHLIVANLAVKNKGKRDYGKLKTKVVFLSKCRPMLEIFRCNDLVKNDGDWWYYEPDLKRLEQKVSLPVGSCKLALPLWEQGIDKVYDTSKIQKMVTKNAKTKREAYATVLHSSDDYVCGAIMLAQSLLRTGTERDLILLLDNSISAAKRRALSASGWKIRIITRIRNPKAEKHSYNEYNYSKFRLWQLTDYDKVIFIDADIVVLRNLDVLFHFPQMSATGNDQSIFNSGIMVIEPSNCTFNVLMESRYDIVSYNGGDQGFLNEIFVWWHRLPRRVNYLKNFWANTTLEASKKNHLFGAEPPKLYSIHYLGLKPWYCYRDYDCNWDVEDQRVYASDVAHHKWWKLHDQMDKKLQRMCRLTKRRRTNLNWERRKASKLGLPDQHWKINITDPRRSGSLLMN; encoded by the exons ATGAAAGCGGTGATGGAAGAGCCTCAAGTGAAAGCACCAAAGATGCCAAAGAAGAATGCAATGAAGATAGAGAAGCCAAGTTTCTTTGATCAAATTATGGGTAAAGGAGTGAAGAACATTGGTATGGTGAActttgatgaagaagaagatgatgttAGTGAATGGAACATGCAAGGTGAAAAAACAATCATCCCAATTCACTTTGAGAAGGTATCCTCCCAATTCAATTGGACAGATTTGTTCCCCGAATGGATcgacgaagaagaagaaagcgATGTTCCATCTTGTCCAGATATTCCCATGCCGGATTTCAATGTACATCAAAACATGGACATAATTGTGGCGAAGTTGCCATGCAACAATAATAAAGAAGGGTGGGGTAGGAATGTTTATAGGCTACAAGTTCATCTAATTGTGGCAAATTTGGCTGTGAAGAATAAGGGTAAGAGGGATTATGGGAAATTGAAGACTAAGGTTGTTTTTTTAAGCAAGTGTAGGCCAATGTTGGAGATTTTTAGGTGCAATGATTTGGTTAAGAATGATGGTGATTGGTGGTACTATGAGCCTGATTTGAAGAGATTGGAGCAAAAGGTTTCATTGCCTGTTGGATCATGCAAGTTGGCTTTGCCTCTTTGGGAACAAG GGATTGACAAAGTGTATGACACGTCCAAGATTCAAAAAATGGTTACAAAGAATGCAAAAACAAAACGTGAGGCGTACGCTACAGTGCTTCACTCCTCCGACGACTATGTGTGTGGCGCAATAATGCTGGCACAAAGCCTCCTCCGAACGGGAACCGAGCGTGACCTAATCCTCCTTCTTGACAACTCCATCTCTGCTGCAAAGCGTCGCGCGCTCTCCGCCTCTGGGTGGAAGATCCGAATCATAACTCGGATCAGAAACCCAAAGGCGGAGAAACACTCCTACAACGAGTACAACTACAGTAAATTTCGGTTGTGGCAGTTAACAGACTATGACAaggttatttttattgatgcTGACATTGTTGTTTTGAGGAACCTTGATGTTCTGTTTCATTTTCCGCAAATGTCGGCCACTGGGAATGATCAGAGTATATTTAATTCTGGGATTATGGTGATTGAGCCTTCAAATTGCACATTTAATGTGCTGATGGAGAGTAGATATGATATTGTTTCATATAATGGTGGTGACCAAGGCTTCCTTAACGAGATTTTTGTCTGGTGGCACAG GTTACCAAGGAGGGTGAACTACTTGAAGAATTTTTGGGCCAACACAACATTAGAAGCAAGCAAGAAGAACCATCTATTTGGAGCAGAGCCACCAAAGCTATACTCAATACACTACCTTGGATTAAAGCCATGGTATTGTTATAGGGACTATGATTGCAATTGGGACGTTGAGGACCAAAGGGTGTATGCTAGTGACGTGGCACATCATAAGTGGTGGAAGCTGCATGACCAAATGGACAAAAAACTTCAACGCATGTGTAGGCTCACAAAACGACGTCGTACAAACCTCAATTGGGAGAGAAGAAAAGCTTCCAAATTAGGTTTGCCTGATCAACATTGGAAGATTAATATTACGGATCCCAGAAGATCTGGTTCACTTTTGATGAATTAA
- the LOC130934922 gene encoding uncharacterized protein LOC130934922 gives MDTLGGNQQHTVEEDKENTEEVVVLEEEDISEGLHACLKNLNGRIFADRTFSTGTMEGAMTAIWNRPEGLRVVDKGKNQFQFFFYKDTDVARVERGFPWLFKNFILHVVRWKEDPMEGKNAISTFPIWVQIWGLPEQFKTIEVGRKLGMKIGSIGDVGLYEVRGKETRIIKANVEIEGDRRLRDSMKITGPNQKLIEVGLRYERLGTFCTYCALLGHDSKHCQQLVDDSASDGIREKAIGEWVKADQVGRRIESKSNSNSSYARAPGSSTPKPRKKPAPSWLLENFADFKYKRG, from the coding sequence ATGGATACATTAGGAGGTAATCAACAACATACAGTAGAAGAAGACAAGGAGAACACAGAGGAGGTGGTGGTGCTTGAAGAGGAAGACATCTCTGAAGGTTTGCACGCATGCCTAAAGAATTTGAATGGGAGAATATTTGCTGATCGCACCTTTTCAACAGGCACAATGGAAGGGGCTATGACTGCAATATGGAATAGACCGGAAGGATTGAGAGTCGTAGACAAAGGCAAGAATCAATTTCAGTTCTTTTTTTATAAGGATACAGACGTTGCACGAGTTGAACGAGGTTTCCCTTGGCTATTTAAGAACTTTATCCTCCATGTTGTGAGATGGAAGGAAGATCCGATGGAAGGCAAAAATGCTATATCTACTTTTCCAATTTGGGTCCAAATATGGGGCTTGCCAGAACAGTTTAAAACAATTGAAGTTGGACGTAAACTTGGTATGAAGATTGGAAGCATTGGTGATGTTGGATTATATGAGGTGCGAGGGAAAGAAACTCGAATCATTAAAGCGAATGTGGAGATAGAAGGGGATAGGAGGTTGAGGGATTCGATGAAGATCACTGGACCAAATCAAAAATTGATCGAAGTAGGGCTTCGATATGAAAGGCTAGGAACATTTTGCACCTACTGCGCGCTTCTAGGACATGATTCCAAACATTGTCAACAGCTGGTGGATGACTCTGCGAGTGACGGTATTAGAGAAAAAGCTATTGGAGAATGGGTGAAGGCAGATCAAGTAGGAAGGAGAATTGAGAGTAAATCGAATTCAAACTCGTCTTATGCCAGGGCTCCTGGTTCTTCCACCCCTAAACCAAGGAAGAAACCAGCTCCCTCTTGGCTACTGGAGAATTTTGCtgattttaaatataaaagGGGATAA
- the LOC130933146 gene encoding UDP-glucuronate:xylan alpha-glucuronosyltransferase 2-like isoform X1, giving the protein MMEVSSSFQKVLKTSPSRKKALVIRINLLCLAMFLIVYATLLFRPSSSIYFENAASLVKCSLRECHHKAEKSIKMKAVMEEPQVKAPKMPKKNAMKIEKPSFFDQIMGKGVKNIGMVNFDEEEDDVSEWNMQGEKTIIPIHFEKVSSQFNWTDLFPEWIDEEEESDVPSCPDIPMPDFNVHQNMDIIVAKLPCNNNKEGWGRNVYRLQVHLIVANLAVKNKGKRDYGKLKTKVVFLSKCRPMLEIFRCNDLVKNDGDWWYYEPDLKRLEQKVSLPVGSCKLALPLWEQGIDKVYDTSKIQKMVTKNAKTKREAYATVLHSSDDYVCGAIMLAQSLLRTGTERDLILLLDNSISAAKRRALSASGWKIRIITRIRNPKAEKHSYNEYNYSKFRLWQLTDYDKVIFIDADIVVLRNLDVLFHFPQMSATGNDQSIFNSGIMVIEPSNCTFNVLMESRYDIVSYNGGDQGFLNEIFVWWHRLPRRVNYLKNFWANTTLEASKKNHLFGAEPPKLYSIHYLGLKPWYCYRDYDCNWDVEDQRVYASDVAHHKWWKLHDQMDKKLQRMCRLTKRRRTNLNWERRKASKLGLPDQHWKINITDPRRSGSLLMN; this is encoded by the exons ATGATGGAGGTTTCATCAAGTTTTCAAAAAGTGTTGAAAACATCACCTTCTAGAAAAAAAGCATTGGTGATTAGAATCAACTTGCTCTGTCTTGCAATGTTTCTCATAGTTTATGCAACACTTCTATTTCGTCCATCTTCTTCTATCTATTTTGAGAATGCAGCATCACTTGTCAAATGCTCCTTACGTGAATGCCATCACAAG gcAGAAAAAAGCATAAAAATGAAAGCGGTGATGGAAGAGCCTCAAGTGAAAGCACCAAAGATGCCAAAGAAGAATGCAATGAAGATAGAGAAGCCAAGTTTCTTTGATCAAATTATGGGTAAAGGAGTGAAGAACATTGGTATGGTGAActttgatgaagaagaagatgatgttAGTGAATGGAACATGCAAGGTGAAAAAACAATCATCCCAATTCACTTTGAGAAGGTATCCTCCCAATTCAATTGGACAGATTTGTTCCCCGAATGGATcgacgaagaagaagaaagcgATGTTCCATCTTGTCCAGATATTCCCATGCCGGATTTCAATGTACATCAAAACATGGACATAATTGTGGCGAAGTTGCCATGCAACAATAATAAAGAAGGGTGGGGTAGGAATGTTTATAGGCTACAAGTTCATCTAATTGTGGCAAATTTGGCTGTGAAGAATAAGGGTAAGAGGGATTATGGGAAATTGAAGACTAAGGTTGTTTTTTTAAGCAAGTGTAGGCCAATGTTGGAGATTTTTAGGTGCAATGATTTGGTTAAGAATGATGGTGATTGGTGGTACTATGAGCCTGATTTGAAGAGATTGGAGCAAAAGGTTTCATTGCCTGTTGGATCATGCAAGTTGGCTTTGCCTCTTTGGGAACAAG GGATTGACAAAGTGTATGACACGTCCAAGATTCAAAAAATGGTTACAAAGAATGCAAAAACAAAACGTGAGGCGTACGCTACAGTGCTTCACTCCTCCGACGACTATGTGTGTGGCGCAATAATGCTGGCACAAAGCCTCCTCCGAACGGGAACCGAGCGTGACCTAATCCTCCTTCTTGACAACTCCATCTCTGCTGCAAAGCGTCGCGCGCTCTCCGCCTCTGGGTGGAAGATCCGAATCATAACTCGGATCAGAAACCCAAAGGCGGAGAAACACTCCTACAACGAGTACAACTACAGTAAATTTCGGTTGTGGCAGTTAACAGACTATGACAaggttatttttattgatgcTGACATTGTTGTTTTGAGGAACCTTGATGTTCTGTTTCATTTTCCGCAAATGTCGGCCACTGGGAATGATCAGAGTATATTTAATTCTGGGATTATGGTGATTGAGCCTTCAAATTGCACATTTAATGTGCTGATGGAGAGTAGATATGATATTGTTTCATATAATGGTGGTGACCAAGGCTTCCTTAACGAGATTTTTGTCTGGTGGCACAG GTTACCAAGGAGGGTGAACTACTTGAAGAATTTTTGGGCCAACACAACATTAGAAGCAAGCAAGAAGAACCATCTATTTGGAGCAGAGCCACCAAAGCTATACTCAATACACTACCTTGGATTAAAGCCATGGTATTGTTATAGGGACTATGATTGCAATTGGGACGTTGAGGACCAAAGGGTGTATGCTAGTGACGTGGCACATCATAAGTGGTGGAAGCTGCATGACCAAATGGACAAAAAACTTCAACGCATGTGTAGGCTCACAAAACGACGTCGTACAAACCTCAATTGGGAGAGAAGAAAAGCTTCCAAATTAGGTTTGCCTGATCAACATTGGAAGATTAATATTACGGATCCCAGAAGATCTGGTTCACTTTTGATGAATTAA